A DNA window from Niabella yanshanensis contains the following coding sequences:
- a CDS encoding polysaccharide deacetylase family protein, protein MRNQKIGKLLLLLVLISNYDKSLAHQAKREPVHMFVEAGLSNTGESAGKLPDLSDTVFRIARYRSDKTCAISYTFDDGLKEHYTWVVPQLKQLGLKGTFWINGSKINDPDDPGKDTTRMTWAELKEMAAAGHEISNHGWAHKNFGRFSLDETREDIEKNDSAILNNIGIPSQTFCYPNNTKTPEGVKLASENRVGTRLEQRSVGGKSTHANLEKWVSDLLRDQGWGITMTHGIHYGYDHFSDPVILWEHLKQVKDREDQIWVGTFKEVMAYTKERDAIRYVIRTKKNGIVVEPELALDKALFTQLLTGVIEGKFKKIRISQGKNKLNHRILKNKVLFDFDPFGGVIDISFM, encoded by the coding sequence ATGAGAAATCAAAAAATAGGAAAGCTGCTGTTGTTGCTGGTCCTGATTAGTAACTATGATAAATCTTTGGCTCATCAGGCAAAAAGGGAGCCGGTGCATATGTTTGTTGAGGCAGGTCTATCAAATACAGGAGAAAGTGCAGGAAAACTACCGGATTTGTCAGACACAGTTTTTCGCATAGCTCGCTATAGGAGTGATAAAACCTGTGCTATTAGCTACACTTTCGACGACGGTTTGAAAGAACATTATACCTGGGTAGTACCACAACTAAAACAGCTGGGTTTAAAAGGCACTTTCTGGATCAATGGGAGTAAGATCAACGATCCGGATGATCCCGGTAAAGATACTACCCGTATGACCTGGGCTGAGCTAAAGGAGATGGCAGCAGCCGGGCACGAGATATCCAACCACGGATGGGCCCATAAAAATTTTGGCAGGTTTAGCCTTGATGAGACCAGGGAAGATATTGAAAAGAACGACAGCGCCATACTCAATAATATTGGTATTCCTTCACAAACCTTTTGTTACCCCAACAATACCAAAACACCGGAAGGTGTAAAGCTAGCCTCGGAGAACCGTGTAGGCACCCGGTTAGAGCAGCGCTCTGTAGGTGGAAAATCTACTCATGCAAATCTGGAGAAATGGGTAAGCGATCTGTTACGTGATCAGGGTTGGGGTATTACTATGACTCATGGCATTCATTACGGATACGATCATTTTTCAGATCCTGTCATTTTATGGGAGCATTTGAAACAAGTGAAGGATAGAGAAGATCAGATATGGGTAGGCACCTTTAAAGAAGTAATGGCTTATACAAAGGAAAGAGACGCCATCCGGTATGTAATAAGAACAAAAAAAAATGGGATAGTAGTGGAGCCCGAACTCGCACTTGATAAAGCCCTTTTTACACAACTGCTTACTGGTGTTATCGAAGGAAAGTTTAAAAAAATCAGGATCAGCCAGGGAAAAAACAAACTGAATCACCGGATTCTCAAAAACAAAGTACTTTTTGATTTTGACCCTTTTGGAGGAGTAATCGATATTTCATTTATGTAG
- a CDS encoding glycosyl hydrolase, translating to MKKLLFSCLMILGISQLMAQAQWPAITQQAKPWTRWWWMGSAVDEKNISNLLKQYGQSGLGGVEIVPIYGAKGYENRYIKYLSPQWMQMLDHTVSQANALNMGVYISVGTGWPIGGSHVTQEDAASKALVQQYDLKANTTLQDLIVVNDPKQKEGAVLSVLMGYNNAGQATELTNKVDAAGKLNFKPNEDLKLLALFNGKTRQAVKRAAPGGEGFTIDHFSKSATVNYFKAFDAAFGNSSHGVKGFFNDSYEVYGANWTPEFFNEFSKRRGYDLKQYINALFSDAKDDRTARIKSDYRETMADLMRENFSTVYTKWTHQRKALSINQAHGSPGNLLDLYGAFDVPETETFGSSYFPVKGLRRDSADIRNVDPDPNMLKFASSAAHAYGKPLTSCETFTWLSEHFKTSWSQCKPEVDQVFLSGINHVFYHGTTYSPADAKWPGWLFYASVNFVPNNSLWPHLKGLNDYIARCQSVLQAGMPDNELAIYWPIYDIWHNAKGMDKPLSVHHVDDWLHPTAFYKNLVSLQNEGYALDFVSDKMLEQAKAGGTQFSISPKGGRHKVLLIPAADKMPVATFKNIVRLAHEGASVVIQQFPQDVPGYKDVELQRAELKRLVAELRLSASNKLQVASVGKGKIIVGDMHEALAYLKIARETIADEGLKFIRRKTTDARYYFIVNNTAGDFDKTIFLENTAATVVIMDPVNGTVNKVVHQKNSTATGFRLQLKSGASIIVKLTDKKETAAAYRYSEPAGEAISLQNSKWTLSFKEGGPELPAARQMTGIKPWTDFTNDPRTQAFSGTGVYTTSFVLKNKAADYLLQLDELYESARIIVNGKDAGLIWSLPFEKRIGQYLKPGNNTISVEVCNLMANRIRDMDQKGEVWRNYHEINFVNINYKDFNAGKWNVQPSGLGGTVQLVPLK from the coding sequence ATGAAAAAATTACTGTTTTCCTGTTTAATGATTTTGGGAATAAGCCAGTTGATGGCCCAGGCTCAATGGCCTGCCATTACACAACAGGCAAAGCCCTGGACCCGTTGGTGGTGGATGGGAAGCGCTGTTGATGAAAAGAATATCAGCAACCTGTTGAAACAATATGGTCAATCCGGGTTGGGCGGTGTAGAAATCGTACCCATCTACGGGGCTAAAGGATACGAAAATCGTTACATCAAGTATTTGTCTCCCCAATGGATGCAGATGTTGGATCATACGGTAAGCCAGGCCAATGCTTTAAATATGGGGGTTTATATATCGGTAGGCACCGGCTGGCCCATCGGCGGATCGCATGTTACCCAAGAAGATGCTGCGTCCAAAGCCCTTGTGCAGCAATACGACCTGAAAGCCAATACAACATTGCAGGATTTGATAGTAGTAAATGATCCTAAACAAAAAGAGGGTGCTGTTTTAAGCGTGTTGATGGGATATAACAATGCAGGACAGGCCACGGAGCTAACCAATAAAGTAGACGCTGCAGGCAAACTAAATTTTAAACCCAACGAGGATTTAAAGTTATTGGCTTTGTTCAATGGTAAAACACGTCAGGCTGTAAAAAGAGCAGCGCCGGGTGGGGAAGGTTTCACTATTGATCATTTCTCAAAATCAGCTACGGTCAACTATTTTAAGGCATTTGATGCGGCTTTTGGCAATAGCTCACATGGCGTAAAAGGATTTTTTAATGATAGCTATGAAGTATATGGTGCTAACTGGACACCCGAATTTTTTAACGAATTCAGCAAACGCAGGGGCTATGATTTGAAACAATATATTAACGCACTTTTTTCGGATGCAAAAGATGATCGTACCGCCCGCATCAAATCAGATTACCGTGAAACCATGGCTGACCTCATGCGGGAGAACTTCTCAACCGTATATACCAAATGGACCCACCAGCGTAAGGCGCTTTCTATCAACCAGGCGCATGGCTCACCCGGCAACCTGCTTGATCTGTATGGCGCTTTTGACGTACCTGAAACAGAAACCTTTGGCAGCAGCTATTTTCCTGTCAAAGGATTAAGAAGGGATAGCGCAGATATCAGGAATGTAGATCCTGATCCCAATATGTTGAAATTTGCTTCATCAGCTGCCCATGCTTATGGCAAGCCATTAACGAGCTGCGAAACCTTTACCTGGCTCAGCGAGCATTTTAAAACTTCCTGGAGCCAATGCAAGCCCGAAGTAGACCAGGTTTTTCTTTCCGGAATTAACCATGTATTTTATCACGGTACTACCTATAGTCCTGCTGACGCAAAATGGCCGGGCTGGTTATTTTACGCTTCTGTAAATTTTGTGCCCAACAATAGCTTATGGCCCCATTTAAAAGGATTGAATGATTACATAGCCCGCTGCCAGTCGGTACTACAGGCTGGTATGCCAGATAATGAACTGGCCATCTACTGGCCCATATATGATATATGGCATAATGCCAAAGGCATGGATAAACCATTGTCCGTGCATCATGTAGACGACTGGTTACACCCGACAGCTTTTTACAAAAACCTGGTATCGCTGCAGAACGAAGGTTATGCGCTGGATTTCGTCTCCGATAAAATGTTGGAACAGGCTAAGGCTGGCGGAACGCAATTCAGCATTTCGCCCAAAGGTGGCCGTCATAAAGTATTGCTGATTCCGGCAGCTGACAAAATGCCGGTAGCAACTTTTAAGAATATCGTCAGACTGGCGCATGAGGGCGCATCTGTTGTCATACAGCAATTTCCGCAGGATGTGCCGGGTTATAAAGATGTGGAGCTACAGAGGGCAGAACTGAAGCGCCTGGTCGCCGAATTGAGATTGTCGGCAAGTAATAAACTGCAGGTAGCCTCAGTTGGAAAAGGCAAGATCATTGTAGGTGATATGCACGAAGCTTTAGCCTATTTGAAAATAGCCCGGGAAACCATTGCAGATGAGGGCCTGAAATTTATCCGTAGAAAAACGACTGATGCCCGCTATTATTTTATAGTGAATAATACAGCAGGTGATTTTGATAAAACAATTTTCCTGGAAAATACTGCAGCAACAGTTGTGATAATGGATCCAGTGAATGGCACAGTGAACAAAGTTGTACATCAAAAAAATAGCACTGCAACGGGTTTCAGGCTGCAGCTAAAGTCAGGTGCATCGATAATTGTAAAGCTAACCGATAAGAAAGAAACAGCCGCTGCTTATAGGTATTCAGAACCTGCAGGAGAAGCCATTTCGCTGCAAAATAGTAAATGGACATTAAGCTTTAAAGAAGGCGGACCCGAATTGCCTGCAGCACGACAGATGACGGGCATTAAACCATGGACTGATTTTACAAACGATCCCCGCACACAGGCTTTTTCCGGGACTGGTGTTTATACAACTTCTTTTGTTCTGAAAAATAAAGCAGCAGATTACCTGCTGCAACTGGACGAATTATATGAGTCGGCAAGGATCATTGTTAATGGTAAAGATGCAGGCCTGATCTGGAGTTTGCCTTTTGAAAAAAGAATAGGGCAATACTTAAAGCCTGGCAATAATACCATCAGTGTTGAAGTGTGTAACCTGATGGCCAATCGTATCCGTGATATGGATCAGAAGGGAGAAGTGTGGCGCAATTATCATGAGATCAATTTTGTGAATATTAATTATAAAGATTTTAATGCCGGTAAATGGAATGTACAGCCGTCGGGATTAGGAGGTACTGTTCAATTAGTGCCGCTCAAATAG